The Zingiber officinale cultivar Zhangliang chromosome 2A, Zo_v1.1, whole genome shotgun sequence genomic sequence AGATGATGGAGGACTACATTGGAGATGGTGAGGATAGCAGCTGGGAGTCGTCGACGCCAATGCAGAGATGGCTGCTGGGAGGATCCGCCCAATAAAAATATGAGgtagattttaaaagaataaaataaagtCACATTTTTTGACACTACttaaatttttaacatttaataaATAAGACATCGGGATAAACAATTCTCGGAACAGAGGATCCACCTCATGCTCGAAAGCCTTAAAGCCTCGTATAATAATATCTCGTATGTTAACTCACATATACACGAAACTAGCTCGTGCCATGTTTTGAAATCCATGAGTACGGAACATTTGAGCTGAAAACAGTACTTAAATTGATTTCAACTCGTATTGAAATGACTTCGACACCTGTTCGAATCTGACTATCTGAATTTAATTGTAATAATTATATCTTCATTGAATTGATAAATCTGCCCACCTCCTTTTCTCTCATCCTCCACGAAAAGTAGAAACAAAAGATACCGCAAAAGcgcccccacgggcgggatcaaccggttatgacatggtattcttgcaACATGGGTCGGGAGGTCAAAGGTCTGCTcgccgggcccgtattcaccgtgatttactccctctcatactcgtggggcaggggtgagggggccgctgggcggcgggacccgccttttgcaACAAAAGATACCGCAAAAGCGATACCCGCGCCGCCGACACACGAAGATTCCGTGTATGTGGCATCCTCTTTCGCACAAACTAAAGCTGTACCCTGTATCCCCTGCCGCAGACAATCCGAAAAGAAAATGGAACTGGAGAGGAAATTGATTTAAAGTCCGGAGTCCGGACACGAAGCCAGAATTAATTCCTATTAAAAGAAAAAGACGTCTCTTCTTAGCTGCGGGCAAGCAGCGATCTCGTTCCAGGGAGAGGGGGGGAAGACGTCGGCGACGACCATGAACTCTTGCCGCCTCTGAATTTCCCAGATTTTTATCGCTCCATGCTCCAAGATCTTCCTCAGGTGCCTCTTTGCTCGATTTTATTCCCTCTTACTTGATGATGCTCTTCGTCGTTCTTGGTGCAATTAGCTGTTATTTCGAACGAGGGTGGGTCGTTGGGTCCAGCTAGGGTTTTCCAAAACTTTAGCTCGGAACAAGTATTCTCTTTCTGTTTATCGTGTTTTGGCCTCGCATTTCGAGTGGCTGGAACATTGTGCGGGAAGATAGGGTTTTGAACTTCGACATTAGGTTACTGCTTGCGGGAAGTtggtatttttgagtttcatTTTCCATTCATTCCGCGAActcaatttttatttttcctcctGTGTGCGTTTTTATTTCGCAGATGGTTTAACATTAGTCCTTTGATATTAAAGTTTCAATCTTGCTGGGTTCTTTGGACTGGCTGCGAGCTACGGTTCTAGAATTTGTACCATTTGGAATGGAAGAATGTAAACCATCCTCCGATGCAGCGGAAACTGTGATGGAAAATGGTTCTACCCCGCTGCCTGAAGATAAAACTTGTGGAGCCTTCGATTCACAAAACAAGGAAACTACAGATATAAGTGAAGAAACCACAATATTGAAAGGATCTGTTCCACTGGAGCATGAGAATGTGGTGTCAGATTCTGGAGACAAGGGACAGGAAGATAAAAGTAACAAAAAGGAGGAGGGTGAAGAGAAGAATCACGCTGAAGAAAATGTTGTAGCAAAAGTGATGGATCATGAAGATTCAAAAGAAGGTGTTCCAGATTCTGGAGATAAGGGAAATGAAGATGAAAGTGTTGAAAAGGAGGTTGTTGTTGAGAAGAAACACACTGAAGAAAATACCACAGCAAAAGAGACTGATATTGAAGAATCAAAAGAAGTTAAAAAGATTGAGGCATCAAATACtatggaaaaggaaaataaaatagaagAATCAAATGAAGAGACCAAGATTGAGGAAACAATTATTGTGTCAGAAGAAAATGATACAGGAGAAACAAAAGAAGACAAAGAGACCAAGGACACAAATATTTCTGCTGAGGATGTGAAAATGGCTGATGAAGGAGGCAATGAAGCAATGGAAGCTGAGTCCACTGTCACAGTTAAACCAAATGATATAGAGGAGTTGGAAGAAGACAAGAAGACTGATGTTGCTGGTACTACCAATTCTGAGGATGTGAAAGTAGCTGATGTGGAAGGTGATGAAGTGATGCTAATTGAGGATGTGAAAATGGTAGAATCACATGTTGGCAAAAGTGAGGAAGGTATAGAAGAGGAACGAGTAGAACAAGAACCAAAAGGAGAAAATGGCACTGATGGAGGAAAGAATGGAAATACTGAAATGAAGGATGAGGGTAAGGAAGTTGTAGGGTTTAAGAGGAAAAGATCACAGGTGAGAAAGACAAAGAGCAAAGGAAGTGATAATACGACAAAAGCCAAGGAGTTACTTAGTAGTCCGATCACTTCATCTGTGGAACGCCCTGTACGTGAGAGAAAAACTGTAGAGAGGTTGGTAGAAGTTATTGAAAAAGAGAGATCAAGGGAATTTCAAGTTGAAAAGGTGCTCTACTAACAATTTGGTttcttattttgatttttgagatTGATATTTTACATGAATGATGACGTCTCTGGTTACAGGGTCGAGGGACTCCGTTAAAGGATATACCAAGTGGTatggttttctatttattttatttataatttcataCCCAGAAGTTTGGTATTTTCATTAAATCACAGTCTTTAGTTgtattcttctttcttttttaatCTTCCCCTTTTCTATATCACAAATATTTCTCTTATTTGGACGAACTGTTTATGGGATGGACTGATGAGTTGCCAAATATGTTCCTTCTCAATATGAGTTTGTTTGGTAACTAACATGCTCATCATAATTCTTGAACTTATAAAAATCTTTTCTACAGATCATAATGACTCTCTTAGGAGTTTATTGAATTATTGTCCCCTGCTTATACAATATGTGACTTGGTTTGTCCGTCCCTGGGGTTTTGGTGccgcggtaggacatccaggCACACCCGGTTCGATCTCCAGTTATGGCGTATTTGCAGAAATTTTTCCTCCGAATGGGGTGCGCAACCAAAGGCTGGGCTGCCCACCGtgcgcgcttcccgatttaccttggtGGCTAGTGGAAAAATTCCCTGGGGCTGGGTCGgcagtcaatgaggctaactgggttTATTGAGTGTGATTCGGTTTGTCCTATTATAGAAATGTGACATTTTCATTGGTCCCTTAGAAGTCTGTTCATTAGTTTACCCCTTGGTACATTAGATTTATCAGGTCATATCAGCAGCTACTTGAAATAAAGGATGTAGAAGTTGCTTCTTAGTTGTAAGATTCATTATTACTTGATTAGATGCTTCAAATCCAGTTCTCACTCCTTTGTATATGCTAATTGTTTTATAATCATTTGAGTGGCTTTgctttaatttaaaaatcttaaataAGAAACATCATAAACTCTCTGCACTTGATTTGCATATCTTCTGGATAAGATTTAACTTCAATTTAATCATCAATAGTGGATTGGTCATCCATGGACTTTACCTTTTCTCCCTGAATATCCAAGTATGTTCTGACTTTGATATTCAACACATATGCCTCCTTTTTACAGTGGCCCACAAATTAGCAAGGAAGAAACCTGCAGATATTAAATTAATTCATCAGACACTTTTTGGAAGGAGAGGAAAGGTAACTTTTCCTTTCATGATATTTAATTGTTATACTTTTTACTACACCTCTAAATATTATGTTGCTATTCCTTCTGGAATCTGGATGCTGCTACTGTTTCTTTAGGCATGACACACTTTTGGGGGCTCAAGTAATAGTTTAAGTTGCTGTCAgaataagtttcatttttgcTAATTGTTTTATGCATTGATTGTAGTCAAATTTCCTCTCTAATCATTTAGTGTTGCTTGAGTGCTCTACAGCTCGACTTAAAATTGTTGCTACGAAGAGCTTGTTATATTGTATACTAGTGGCCCCTAGGCCAAAGAAAGAGAAATGAAATTGCATTTTATCTTTAAGCGAAACAAATGGAATGAATAAACAGAAACAAATTGATATAGGGAGAATTTCATCAAAGATTTATAAAAATTGAACATTGATGAATATAAAATGAGAGATTGGTTCCTTACTATGTTGGATTTATCTTGTAATATCATTTTTGCAATAAGGTCACAAGTCAGAACTTTCTACTATAAAAGAATATCTATAAATTGTCTGTGCTAAAATATATGTACAAGGAAGATACTGCTCAGTGATGAGGCTTGAGAGTAAATATAATGAATTTGAACTTTGAAATTTGGGAGCAaactatagattttttttttaaataaaactaaaattggAAATGAAGTTTCAACTATAAGAAGGAAGTAGAGATTTGTTAAGCTGAACAAATAAGATATTTATGCAAGGGATTTTAGTTATGTTGGATCTgcaattaattaaaagaaaatttatcctTGATATTTTTAATAAGATTGAACAGATGAAATAGAGAGTAGATTTGAATCTTTTTGGATCCTTTTTACCCCTTGAGGCAAAAAATCAAGTTTATTAGACAGTGGTACCAAATGACATTATATATGCCAGCTTTGGAAATTTGAAACAAAACCTACATAAAATTATCATAAATGAAATCAGAATGAATCATAGTTATTTAAGGCGTGAGGCTCCCAAAAGTGCATAGGTGCTGTGAGGCCTACGGCACTAGGCATAAGGTGAGGCACACACCTTATTGAAGTAAGACGCTTTGggtataaatttttacaattcaaatatatatatatatatatatatatatatatatatatatatatatatatatatatatatatatatatataaaaggaatttttgtcaaaatatttcatTAACAAAATTATAGTCCATAaaatattaaacaataatgtcAATATAAAATCCACTAACAAATAAATGTGTCATACACATAATTCAAATAAATATGTTATacacataaatataaaatatattaattaaacattaaaaatttaatctaaatatttaaaatataaaaaattatatatataatgggataattttattagTGTTTAATTAAGCCTATTTAAATTATCCCTACTATAGTTAagagttgattgaaattattaacttaaattttatttaattaaaaactaatttacTTCTTGTTACGCGCCGCCCACAACCGCGGGGCTCTATAAATGGAAGATAATAAAGTAACTCTATAAATGTGAGATAATTTGAGAGCAATTAAATGTAACTCTATAAATGGAAAATCAAGAAATATAAGATTGTATTGCGCTCAATAATTTTATAGTTAGACAAATCAAATCAATGAAAGTTGAAAATGTGAGGTGTTGTTGCGGACCATAGAAGACTATTTAACACAATTTAAAAGTGATTTAAAAATATTGTATATTATTGATGATATAGCCATTCAACTATCTCAAAATAGTTGGGAATTAACACATGTCCTTGTTAACTGTTGTttgcaaaacaaaaaaaaaaatattctctaCATCAacaatttaatgaagtaataaaaAAATTGTACCAATATTCATAGATATTAGATAATATAGAACCAATCAACAAAGTAAAGAGATCAAATTGAGTTGATTTGATTTTGGTTAAGCTGTAACTCAATCTAGAATATAATTATCGTATATTTTCTTCCTATCAATATTTTGAGAGCCCTTTTCCATCTGTTCTCTATTCTTCCCCACAATTAGGTGATTTTGATTGTCAATCATGAGGTTCTCTTATGATTTGTTTTGTTGAAGCCATGATTTGGGCTTCAAATTTAATTGCCAAAAGCTTCTTGTTTTATTGCCCAACTACATATTAACCTTAAAAGCAACAACAATTTAAGTGAGCAGCATAACTTTCATAAACACACTCCAATTCTTATTTGTTTGAACCAATAATTAAACTTAAGATAAGACATGACCCACCCATAAACTCCAATGAAGCTCTTCTTAAACTAAGTCATGTTTCCTTTGCCTTGGCTTtggattatttttcaaactaGTAAGATATTACAGGGaaagggagccttggcgcaacggtaaagttgttgccatgtgaccaaaaggtcacaagttcgaatcctagaaacaacctcttgcaaaaagtagggtaagactgtgtacaatggattcttccccgggaccccgcatggcgggagcttcgtgcaccgggctgcccttgtTTAGTAAGATATCACAGGCCCATAGAACGCACACACACATTGTTTCCTCTTCCTTCTTGATCACACAAACTACTCAGGAGGCTGAAACAAAAAAACATGAGCCTGAACTAAGCAAAAGTACAAGAATGTTTTGATGTTCATTTCTTTCTGAACTGAACAAATTAAAGATGCTATCCTGATTTCTATCAATGTTTGTGCAATATTCACACAGAGTAGTAAATGAATCTGTGTTACTTCTACTTCTTTATATGATTAGGTTATTGAGGTTTGTTTTTGATAGAAATCAAAGGTTTTCAATTCCTCCCACTAATGAGTATCAGAAAATAATTCTTGCCTACTGCCACTACCAAATGATTGTTCATACAAGTGCTACCAGTTCCAGCTAGATGCTATTTTGCTGCAGTTAGGTATATGAATCTGCTGATGCAATTCTgaatattttttgtattttttttttttattgcagGCAGTGAATTTTAAAAACCATATTCTCCAATTTTCTGGTTTTGTATGGCATGAAAGTGATGTAAGTATTTTAATTCTTTACAATAACTTATATAATGATTATTCTTGTGGTGATTTTCTGATTTTCCTTGCAAGCTAACCTTATACCTCCAGGAAAAGCAAAGGGCTAAAATGAAGGAGAAACTTGACAAATATGTAAAAGATACACTGTTGGATCTATGTGATCTGTTTGATCTACCTGCTTCTAAAGCAAATTCTAGAAAGGTTGGCCTGCCTTCTGCTTCTAATTATGCAATCTATGATGATAGTGATTTTAGGTTGGCTTCTCTTGAAATATTCTCTGATCATCATGTTTATTATCTGGTTGACATGTTGCAGGAAGAACTTGTGGAAAAATTATTGGACTTCTTGGTTGCTCCTCACCCTAACATTGAAGTAATTCTGAATATCAGAATTTCCATATAGTTTATTTATCTATTATCTTAATGTTGGTGGACAagttcttttatttattattaggATTGTGCATTGATTGACGTCACTTGAATTCATCAAATGGCTATCCATTTGCCTCTGAAACAGTTCATGTTAATTTTGTCCCCGttgttcctttttctttctttgtagcaATCAACAAAATCGAGAAAACGTAAGAGAGTGGCCAAGGGAAGTTTATCAAAGGGAATTGAAGATAAATATTCAAAGCGACATAGGAAGGTCTGTACAAGAGGCTACAAATTCTTCAATAGTCTTTATCTTATTGTGTTTCCTGCAATAGTTTATATTTCCTTGATTCTGTTTAGTTTCTTATTGGATTATTCATATACTCTGGTTGTGATGATTGCtaaagttattttgatatgatgatttcttggGTTTAATATGAAGAAGCAGATCAGAGATGAGGCCTCTCTGAGCGAAGATAAAAGTGCATCAGAAACGGATGATGAAGATGGTATTAATGATAGTAGTCCTCATAAAGACAAGGCAGTTGACCATTTGGAGAGTGAGGACGAGAAAGAT encodes the following:
- the LOC122042032 gene encoding titin homolog isoform X1, translating into MEECKPSSDAAETVMENGSTPLPEDKTCGAFDSQNKETTDISEETTILKGSVPLEHENVVSDSGDKGQEDKSNKKEEGEEKNHAEENVVAKVMDHEDSKEGVPDSGDKGNEDESVEKEVVVEKKHTEENTTAKETDIEESKEVKKIEASNTMEKENKIEESNEETKIEETIIVSEENDTGETKEDKETKDTNISAEDVKMADEGGNEAMEAESTVTVKPNDIEELEEDKKTDVAGTTNSEDVKVADVEGDEVMLIEDVKMVESHVGKSEEGIEEERVEQEPKGENGTDGGKNGNTEMKDEGKEVVGFKRKRSQVRKTKSKGSDNTTKAKELLSSPITSSVERPVRERKTVERLVEVIEKERSREFQVEKGRGTPLKDIPSVAHKLARKKPADIKLIHQTLFGRRGKAVNFKNHILQFSGFVWHESDLTLYLQEKQRAKMKEKLDKYVKDTLLDLCDLFDLPASKANSRKEELVEKLLDFLVAPHPNIEQSTKSRKRKRVAKGSLSKGIEDKYSKRHRKKQIRDEASLSEDKSASETDDEDGINDSSPHKDKAVDHLESEDEKDATHEVSEEDESEKEDIGTGNKYKKKVSKQKDSLGKERAGIESKREPALATTKSPKALSSKHSKSDDDDDGDVPAKVSSRKKITDAPKKRTIKSTKKEKDTGKKVGKYKAKSETQQPSKEELRKKICEILKEVDFNTATFTDILKRLAGHYKTDLTPRKASIKLMIQEELTKLAEAEEDEDEEEQPKAKNKRTKKQTVT
- the LOC122042032 gene encoding titin homolog isoform X2, with translation MEECKPSSDAAETVMENGSTPLPEDKTCGAFDSQNKETTDISEETTILKGSVPLEHENVVSDSGDKGQEDKSNKKEEGEEKNHAEENVVAKVMDHEDSKEGVPDSGDKGNEDESVEKEVVVEKKHTEENTTAKETDIEESKEVKKIEASNTMEKENKIEESNEETKIEETIIVSEENDTGETKEDKETKDTNISAEDVKMADEGGNEAMEAESTVTVKPNDIEELEEDKKTDVAGTTNSEDVKVADVEGDEVMLIEDVKMVESHVGKSEEGIEEERVEQEPKGENGTDGGKNGNTEMKDEGKEVVGFKRKRSQVRKTKSKGSDNTTKAKELLSSPITSSVERPVRERKTVERLVEVIEKERSREFQVEKGRGTPLKDIPSVAHKLARKKPADIKLIHQTLFGRRGKAVNFKNHILQFSGFVWHESDLTLYLQEKQRAKMKEKLDKYVKDTLLDLCDLFDLPASKANSRKEELVEKLLDFLVAPHPNIEQSTKSRKRKRVAKGSLSKGIEDKYSKRHRKIRDEASLSEDKSASETDDEDGINDSSPHKDKAVDHLESEDEKDATHEVSEEDESEKEDIGTGNKYKKKVSKQKDSLGKERAGIESKREPALATTKSPKALSSKHSKSDDDDDGDVPAKVSSRKKITDAPKKRTIKSTKKEKDTGKKVGKYKAKSETQQPSKEELRKKICEILKEVDFNTATFTDILKRLAGHYKTDLTPRKASIKLMIQEELTKLAEAEEDEDEEEQPKAKNKRTKKQTVT
- the LOC122042032 gene encoding titin homolog isoform X3: MEECKPSSDAAETVMENGSTPLPEDKTCGAFDSQNKETTDISEETTILKGSVPLEHENVVSDSGDKGQEDKSNKKEEGEEKNHAEENVVAKVMDHEDSKEGVPDSGDKGNEDESVEKEVVVEKKHTEENTTAKETDIEESKEVKKIEASNTMEKENKIEESNEETKIEETIIVSEENDTGETKEDKETKDTNISAEDVKMADEGGNEAMEAESTVTVKPNDIEELEEDKKTDVAGTTNSEDVKVADVEGDEVMLIEDVKMVESHVGKSEEGIEEERVEQEPKGENGTDGGKNGNTEMKDEGKEVVGFKRKRSQVRKTKSKGSDNTTKAKELLSSPITSSVERPVRERKTVERLVEVIEKERSREFQVEKGRGTPLKDIPSVAHKLARKKPADIKLIHQTLFGRRGKAVNFKNHILQFSGFVWHESDEKQRAKMKEKLDKYVKDTLLDLCDLFDLPASKANSRKEELVEKLLDFLVAPHPNIEQSTKSRKRKRVAKGSLSKGIEDKYSKRHRKKQIRDEASLSEDKSASETDDEDGINDSSPHKDKAVDHLESEDEKDATHEVSEEDESEKEDIGTGNKYKKKVSKQKDSLGKERAGIESKREPALATTKSPKALSSKHSKSDDDDDGDVPAKVSSRKKITDAPKKRTIKSTKKEKDTGKKVGKYKAKSETQQPSKEELRKKICEILKEVDFNTATFTDILKRLAGHYKTDLTPRKASIKLMIQEELTKLAEAEEDEDEEEQPKAKNKRTKKQTVT
- the LOC122042032 gene encoding titin homolog isoform X4, yielding MEECKPSSDAAETVMENGSTPLPEDKTCGAFDSQNKETTDISEETTILKGSVPLEHENVVSDSGDKGQEDKSNKKEEGEEKNHAEENVVAKVMDHEDSKEGVPDSGDKGNEDESVEKEVVVEKKHTEENTTAKETDIEESKEVKKIEASNTMEKENKIEESNEETKIEETIIVSEENDTGETKEDKETKDTNISAEDVKMADEGGNEAMEAESTVTVKPNDIEELEEDKKTDVAGTTNSEDVKVADVEGDEVMLIEDVKMVESHVGKSEEGIEEERVEQEPKGENGTDGGKNGNTEMKDEGKEVVGFKRKRSQVRKTKSKGSDNTTKAKELLSSPITSSVERPVRERKTVERLVEVIEKERSREFQVEKGRGTPLKDIPSVAHKLARKKPADIKLIHQTLFGRRGKAVNFKNHILQFSGFVWHESDEKQRAKMKEKLDKYVKDTLLDLCDLFDLPASKANSRKEELVEKLLDFLVAPHPNIEQSTKSRKRKRVAKGSLSKGIEDKYSKRHRKIRDEASLSEDKSASETDDEDGINDSSPHKDKAVDHLESEDEKDATHEVSEEDESEKEDIGTGNKYKKKVSKQKDSLGKERAGIESKREPALATTKSPKALSSKHSKSDDDDDGDVPAKVSSRKKITDAPKKRTIKSTKKEKDTGKKVGKYKAKSETQQPSKEELRKKICEILKEVDFNTATFTDILKRLAGHYKTDLTPRKASIKLMIQEELTKLAEAEEDEDEEEQPKAKNKRTKKQTVT
- the LOC122042032 gene encoding titin homolog isoform X5; the encoded protein is MEECKPSSDAAETVMENGSTPLPEDKTCGAFDSQNKETTDISEETTILKGSVPLEHENVVSDSGDKGQEDKSNKKEEGEEKNHAEENVVAKVMDHEDSKEGVPDSGDKGNEDESVEKEVVVEKKHTEENTTAKETDIEESKEVKKIEASNTMEKENKIEESNEETKIEETIIVSEENDTGETKEDKETKDTNISAEDVKMADEGGNEAMEAESTVTVKPNDIEELEEDKKTDVAGTTNSEDVKVADVEGDEVMLIEDVKMVESHVGKSEEGIEEERVEQEPKGENGTDGGKNGNTEMKDEGKEVVGFKRKRSQVRKTKSKGSDNTTKAKELLSSPITSSVERPVRERKTVERLVEVIEKERSREFQVEKGRGTPLKDIPSVAHKLARKKPADIKLIHQTLFGRRGKAVNFKNHILQFSGFVWHESDLTLYLQEKQRAKMKEKLDKYVKDTLLDLCDLFDLPASKANSRKEELVEKLLDFLVAPHPNIEQSTKSRKRKRVAKGSLSKGIEDKYSKRHRKKQIRDEASLSEDKSASETDDEDGINDSSPHKDKAVDHLESEDEKDATHEVSEEDESEKEDIGTGNKYKKKVSKQKDSLGKERAGIESKREPALATTKSPKALSSKHSKSDDDDDGDVPAKVSSRKKITDAPKKRTIKSTKKEKDTGNFY